The DNA sequence GCTTTGGCACATTCCTGAGGATCATCATGTTTTCTTAGAGTGCAACGAACAAGGCTAACAGCTTCCTGATTTGACATCACATCCCAGATTCCATCACAACCAAGTATCAAGAACTCATCATCTTCTGTCAATAAGGTCTGTTGAACCTCTGGCTCAGCAGTGAGTGGTGCAGGAGACCCGGAAGGAGATTTCATGTACCAGTCTCCAAGAGCTCGGGTGACAGCTAGTTCACCATTAAGGTAACCATCCTCAATGTAGCCACCTAAATCCTTAACCCGTTTCTGTTCAGGCAAGCAACTAGGTCTATGATCTTGAGACATAGGGACAGCAACTCCTTTTCTGCAAAGAACTGCACGAGAATCACCCGCATTCGCAACCAGTAGATGACTTCCAAACACCAAAGCGGTCAAAGCTGTTGTTCCACAGAAGTCACAGACAGTGCATTCATCAGCCAGAGCTTGGTCAGCAAGTAAGAATGCTTTCTGATGAGAGTTTCCTAGGTCTTCTAATAATTTATCGTCGTTATCATATATTTGTGGCAAGGCAGCATCTCCAAAAAACAACTGCATAGCATTATTTTTCACATATGCTGATGCCTCAGAACCACCATGACCGTCAAACACAGCATAAAAGGAACTTGGTAGTGGCCACATGTTACAGGATCCTAACTGGGCAGACAGATCATCAACACAGATGTGTTCATCCTCATTGGAACGACGTGGTCCGATATCAGTGTAACTGCCTGAACGAATGCTGGGGACATATTTTGAAGCAGCAGCAGGTTCCAATGACGTAGCTTGAATAGTAGTTGAACACCTCACAACCTGTTTTAAAACAAAGAAGATTAGTCCCAGAATATAGCTCTGATCAATACCAATCAATAAAGCAAACTTATATCATAGGTTACTACGTCACGGAGAAAGACAAAAAGAATGCAAAACACGATTAGCCACTAAGGGAACTtaaaacagataatgcatgacaAACTATGGATACTATGTCATGGAAAAAGATAAAGAGATTGCAAAACATGGTTACCCAAGGgaacttaaaagttaaaacagaTCATGCATAACAAACTACTTAAGGTAAACTGGGGTCGTTTCACACAAAAGTCCCGTCTCAATCATGCTCGTGCAAACATACATGTTTTGTACAATCTTCTACCCAAATATCATCCACCTAATATATGATCTCCACTTCTACTCAAATCATATCAGCTTCAAACAAACAAATCTGATAGCTAATCCATCACTTTCATGAACTTGTCAAATACTCGAAACGCGATGCAAGAAAAGCAATCACTAAAATCCACAGTTAAACAATCAACAAACAAACCCTAATTCCGCAATGCGAAATCCAACCCAACCAATCCacacaaacacaaaaacaaTCAACTCAACCTCAACAATCAATCAACCAAATCAAACACAACACATAATTCACCTAATCAACACATAAACCAAccaaaattcaacaaaaaatccaaaaaaacaaAGATCAAAGCTCGAAACCATACCGATTCAGAACGAGTCAACTCCGCAGAAACAGCCTCAGAAGCACATATATCAACAACCGCCTTTGACGGCGCAGCGAGATCGAAAAAGTCCGGCCGGATCGAAACAGCGAGACTAGCACTCTGTTCACAAATAATCTTAGCTTCAGCCACCATAACTTCAATCaatttcttagcttcaatttAACGCGAAGTGATGAGAGTAATTAgggttttaaattaatagagagCTTGAGATGAAAATTGAGAGAGAGAATCGAGAAATTTGGGCAGGAAATGTGTGTTTGAGTAATAGAGGGAGTTTGTTGAAGAGGCGGTGGTATATATATGTGGCGTGTGGATTATAATTCGATGGGGAATAGGATTATAAATTAGGTCAATTTCTGGTGGCGAAAGCCGCGTGTGGGAGTTTTCTCGATCATTCCGAACAAGTCGTTATTTTCGAATATTCGATTCGGTTTTTATTTTTCGTTATTACAACTTCCAAGTCACATCAAAAACAGCTTATAGGAAGTTTTGGGCAGCGGCGTAATTCGGGCTGATTgagccgagtttcgagccgggcGTAATTCGAGCTGAAGttaatcgagtcgagccgagtcgGCTTGTTTAACTATTTGAGCCTAAATCCTTATCTAAACTCGACTCATTTAATTTCACAAGTCGAGAACGAGCCGGTTTTAGCGAGTCGGGCGAGCGGCTcatttaattttacacttaatcgagcctaaacctctttccgaactcggctcgtttaattttacgagtcgagtcgagccagcTCGTTTTATTAAATGAGCCAGAACCTTTGCCtgagctcggctcgtttagttaaacgagccgagtcgagcctagctaaacgagttcgagccatGCGAGCTCGCGAGCTGCCCGACTCGAATTATAGCTCTAGTTTTGGGACATAAATCTGTTTAGTCCAAGAGTGCCCTATATTGAGgtcataaatcaaaatttaaggcaCTTGAAGCAAATtaatgctccaacaatgtcctagtggttggctaaattggacttgtaagacattatgtaaaatttgctgaacttgtaagagtatatcgttggctaaattggacctgtagcgcattatgtaaaatttgttgagcttgtaagacattgtgcttcgatggtattggctatattggatggctataatttgaaaatagcatgttattaatgtttagattgttataaatagaatatatcagtttaatatggtaataaatgatgtgtaatcaccctacagatttcttacaggtttgtagaggttcgacaaatttagtcatccataagaggttggctaaatttacagacaacaggtcactatggttggagtgtaTACTTTTGAAGTGgttgtctaaattttttatttttggcatgacaactcatcttttagccaaggggtcttcatggttggagatgctctaaggcattttacttcaatggtattggctatattggttggttataatttaaaaatagtattttattaatatttagattgttataaa is a window from the Daucus carota subsp. sativus chromosome 8, DH1 v3.0, whole genome shotgun sequence genome containing:
- the LOC108197379 gene encoding probable protein phosphatase 2C 13 — its product is MVAEAKIICEQSASLAVSIRPDFFDLAAPSKAVVDICASEAVSAELTRSESVVRCSTTIQATSLEPAAASKYVPSIRSGSYTDIGPRRSNEDEHICVDDLSAQLGSCNMWPLPSSFYAVFDGHGGSEASAYVKNNAMQLFFGDAALPQIYDNDDKLLEDLGNSHQKAFLLADQALADECTVCDFCGTTALTALVFGSHLLVANAGDSRAVLCRKGVAVPMSQDHRPSCLPEQKRVKDLGGYIEDGYLNGELAVTRALGDWYMKSPSGSPAPLTAEPEVQQTLLTEDDEFLILGCDGIWDVMSNQEAVSLVRCTLRKHDDPQECAKALVDLALRKDTSDNLTAIVICFTSPVKHRESVPQRPKSRCLSLSEDARIRLMSLLQGN